The Oxalobacteraceae bacterium OTU3CINTB1 genome includes a window with the following:
- a CDS encoding LysR family transcriptional regulator produces MDQLRAMEIFVEVARLRSFSEAGRRLGLTRAMVSKHILQLEDRLQARLLHRSTREVSLTDAGQAYLAPCMATVEQAREAARVVAHAGAELAGPLRIQAPSSFGSEWLAGAVARFNLLHPQLSPMLYLDDALLDPIEHGFDLTIRVGGIPDVHALAMRPLAPCRGVLCASPEYLARHGVPRTPEDLHDHRCLHFSHLTDGTAWHFSKGEERRTVRVQAAFTANNGLVLQQAAQQGLGIVYNTTFLAWRALREGTLVPVLADWELPLNYLSALYPASRQPSPKVRALIDYLVAEYQPVPPWDNKLKDHGST; encoded by the coding sequence ATGGATCAGTTACGCGCAATGGAGATATTCGTCGAGGTGGCACGGCTGCGCAGCTTCAGCGAGGCGGGCCGCCGTCTGGGGCTGACGCGTGCGATGGTGAGCAAGCATATCCTGCAGCTGGAGGATCGGTTGCAGGCGCGCCTGCTGCACCGTTCGACGCGTGAGGTGAGCCTGACCGACGCCGGCCAGGCCTACCTGGCGCCGTGCATGGCGACGGTGGAACAGGCGCGCGAGGCGGCGCGCGTGGTCGCCCACGCGGGCGCGGAGCTCGCCGGGCCGCTGCGGATACAGGCGCCGTCCAGCTTTGGCAGCGAATGGCTGGCCGGCGCGGTGGCGCGTTTCAACCTGCTGCACCCGCAGCTGTCGCCGATGCTGTACCTGGACGACGCGCTGCTCGATCCGATCGAGCATGGCTTCGACCTGACGATACGGGTGGGCGGCATTCCGGACGTGCATGCGCTGGCGATGCGGCCCCTGGCGCCGTGCCGGGGCGTGTTGTGCGCCTCGCCGGAGTACCTGGCGCGGCATGGCGTGCCGCGTACGCCGGAGGATTTGCACGACCACCGCTGCCTGCACTTCAGCCATCTGACCGACGGCACGGCGTGGCACTTCAGCAAAGGGGAGGAGCGGCGCACGGTGCGCGTGCAGGCAGCGTTCACGGCGAATAATGGATTGGTGCTGCAGCAGGCCGCGCAGCAGGGGCTCGGTATTGTCTACAACACGACGTTTTTGGCTTGGCGCGCGCTGAGGGAGGGCACGCTGGTGCCGGTGCTGGCCGACTGGGAGCTGCCGCTCAATTATCTGAGCGCGCTGTATCCGGCCAGCCGCCAGCCGTCGCCGAAGGTGCGGGCGTTGATCGATTATCTGGTGGCCGAGTATCAGCCGGTGCCGCCTTGGGACAACAAGTTGAAGGACCACGGATCCACGTAG
- a CDS encoding apolipophorin, translated as MAVNTSTTIRGAGALLLAVAALLSGCQKDDPSEAGPAERAGRKVDQATAKAGSELSQVRENAGQQMSEAARDTGQKIDRAAETAGEKLDRAGETAGQKIDSAATTAGQKFNEATDAAGRKLEQAGEKMQEKAREREAGSTPAK; from the coding sequence ATGGCTGTTAATACAAGCACGACCATTCGCGGCGCCGGCGCCTTGCTGCTGGCGGTTGCGGCATTACTTAGCGGTTGCCAAAAGGACGATCCGAGCGAGGCCGGTCCGGCCGAGCGCGCCGGCCGCAAGGTCGACCAGGCCACCGCCAAGGCTGGCAGCGAGCTGAGCCAGGTGCGCGAGAACGCCGGCCAGCAGATGAGCGAAGCGGCCAGGGACACCGGCCAGAAGATCGACCGGGCCGCCGAGACCGCCGGGGAAAAACTGGACCGCGCCGGCGAGACGGCGGGGCAGAAGATCGACAGTGCCGCCACGACCGCCGGGCAAAAGTTCAACGAGGCCACCGATGCGGCCGGCCGCAAGCTGGAACAGGCGGGCGAGAAGATGCAGGAAAAGGCGCGCGAGCGCGAAGCGGGCAGTACGCCGGCGAAGTAA
- a CDS encoding diguanylate cyclase: protein MDEAALNSRLFDIREQSRFVPDKALAELLTLQPEAADKSPYTRAELLVQISASRMRMGDNAEAMAGAEEVIAYGKSLKDNGIIAKGMLNKVYVLSAKADIDAAHALAFDAEKLAATTDNAALRTQATITAGQSYAEQGNFPQALIKLQQAVDLSRTVKDDPAMPAAALNALTTLYTQMKEFDKASASLVELLAETEKLNSPGRMAMAKTTEYGLAIDSGQPKRALAALLRTLQLVRKLGAERMVGSTLVNLSDSYLKERDYPRAAQYALEALSVTQRSNDESSTAVARINLAQAYLAMGRIAEGKEQYEAGMARYERENNKPYLQQVLREYGEVLERSGDLAGALSAYHRERELSNELFEKQRQKAVLELQEKYETEKKQRQIELLSRENQLKGVEIDNRRLQQRIWWLLALVFGLASVMIGMLYRKVRNANAQLEEKNLELKAQSTLDPLTSLYNRRHFQEYMRGLKPHEKLPPEIEKRAEHRNDIVGALFLLDVDHFKNINDTYGHAAGDAVLKMIAENLRIALRETDMIVRWGGEEFLAFLPASPRHGLDDIARRILTGISSQTIRYQGHDISVKVSVGFSPFPLTPGGTPLPWERAVNLVDMALYLAKSHGRNRAYGVRGFANLERTSMEAIEQDLERAWRDGFVDLSVVLGETATQALTPAAA from the coding sequence ATGGACGAGGCCGCGCTCAACAGCCGCCTTTTCGACATCCGCGAGCAAAGCCGCTTCGTGCCAGACAAGGCGCTGGCCGAGCTGCTGACCTTGCAGCCCGAGGCGGCCGACAAATCCCCGTACACCCGCGCCGAACTGCTGGTCCAGATTAGCGCCTCGCGCATGCGCATGGGCGACAACGCCGAGGCGATGGCCGGCGCCGAGGAGGTCATCGCCTACGGCAAGAGCCTCAAAGACAACGGCATCATCGCCAAGGGCATGCTGAACAAGGTCTACGTACTGTCCGCCAAGGCCGACATCGACGCCGCCCACGCCCTCGCCTTCGATGCCGAAAAACTGGCCGCGACCACCGACAACGCCGCGCTGCGCACGCAGGCGACCATCACCGCCGGCCAGAGCTACGCCGAGCAGGGCAACTTCCCGCAGGCGCTGATCAAGTTGCAGCAGGCGGTCGACCTGTCGCGCACCGTCAAGGACGATCCGGCGATGCCGGCGGCCGCGCTCAACGCGCTGACCACGCTCTACACGCAGATGAAGGAATTCGACAAGGCCTCCGCCAGCCTTGTGGAGCTGCTGGCCGAGACCGAAAAGCTCAACTCGCCGGGCCGCATGGCGATGGCCAAGACCACCGAATATGGCCTGGCGATCGACTCCGGACAACCCAAGCGCGCCCTGGCGGCGCTGCTGCGCACACTGCAGCTGGTGCGCAAGCTGGGCGCCGAACGGATGGTCGGCTCCACGCTGGTCAACCTGTCGGACAGCTATCTCAAGGAGCGGGACTACCCGCGCGCAGCGCAATACGCGCTGGAAGCCTTGAGCGTGACGCAGCGCAGCAACGACGAATCAAGCACCGCCGTGGCGCGCATCAACCTGGCCCAAGCCTATCTGGCCATGGGCCGCATCGCCGAAGGCAAGGAACAGTACGAGGCGGGCATGGCGCGCTATGAGCGGGAAAACAACAAGCCCTATCTGCAACAGGTGCTGCGCGAGTATGGCGAGGTGCTGGAGCGCTCGGGCGACCTGGCCGGCGCGTTGTCGGCCTACCACCGCGAGCGCGAGCTGTCGAACGAACTGTTCGAGAAGCAGCGCCAGAAGGCGGTGCTGGAGCTGCAGGAAAAATACGAGACCGAGAAGAAGCAGCGCCAGATCGAACTGCTCAGCCGCGAGAACCAGCTCAAGGGCGTGGAGATCGACAACCGCCGCCTGCAACAGCGCATCTGGTGGCTGCTGGCGCTGGTGTTCGGGCTGGCCTCGGTGATGATCGGCATGTTGTACCGCAAGGTGCGCAACGCCAACGCGCAGCTGGAGGAGAAAAACCTCGAGCTCAAGGCGCAATCGACGCTCGATCCGTTGACGTCGCTGTACAACCGGCGCCACTTCCAGGAATACATGCGCGGACTCAAACCGCACGAAAAGCTGCCACCCGAAATCGAAAAGCGCGCCGAACACCGCAACGATATCGTCGGCGCGCTGTTCCTGCTCGACGTCGACCACTTCAAGAACATCAACGACACCTACGGCCACGCCGCCGGCGACGCCGTGCTCAAGATGATCGCCGAGAATTTGCGCATCGCGTTGCGCGAGACCGACATGATCGTGCGCTGGGGCGGCGAGGAATTCCTGGCCTTCCTGCCGGCCAGTCCGCGCCACGGCCTGGACGACATCGCGCGGCGGATTTTAACGGGCATCTCGTCGCAGACGATCCGCTATCAGGGGCACGATATTTCGGTAAAGGTGTCGGTGGGCTTCTCGCCGTTCCCGCTGACGCCGGGCGGCACGCCGCTGCCGTGGGAGCGCGCCGTCAACCTGGTCGACATGGCGCTGTACCTGGCCAAGTCGCACGGACGCAACCGCGCGTACGGGGTGCGCGGCTTCGCCAACCTCGAACGGACGTCGATGGAGGCGATCGAACAAGACCTGGAACGCGCATGGCGCGACGGATTCGTCGATTTGAGCGTGGTGTTGGGCGAGACGGCGACGCAGGCGTTGACGCCGGCCGCCGCCTGA
- a CDS encoding ATP-binding cassette domain-containing protein — MPSNTEEKTGSQTRQAFALLHRAARPDQHHLGWAVMWLMLAALLEVLGPIMGKALIDEHLLPRHLDWPRMAALLAGLLLTGWIASGLRYLQLVRLSGLAMRSVMRLRQMVYGHVLLLPMSFFDRAITGQLVSRVTNDTEAVKNLYIQVLFVMLDSTIVLVGTIAAMAWLDWRLMSMVLALLPAVLVIVWLYQRWSAPAVTRARALRSDINGQMAESIGGMSVLQANNAEARFGARFAATNHDHYTARLAELRANAWLLRPALDLFNIILLAAVIFMFGNREMTASEVGVLYAFISYLARVIEPLIQITMQFSQLQQAVVASARVATLLDEAAANEHAAASPSNGNNAGADSRKVGNNDGARPAVAISHLNFAYNEGQTVLHDLSLEIPQGAFFGIVGHTGSGKSTLLSLLLRFYPARHGSIAIHGVPLDEIDNERFRAEVGLVPQDPFLLAASARENIDMGRGLTQAQIETAARAAHAHDFITALDQGYDTSLGEGGSRLSVGQKQLIAIARALAGQPRILLLDEATSHIDSQTEQIVQVAMDELRGKVTVIAIAHRLSTIRDADRIIVLNHGRIAETGPHEQLMQIDGGLYQRLYLLQQLAA, encoded by the coding sequence ATGCCCTCTAATACCGAAGAAAAAACCGGCAGCCAGACGCGCCAGGCGTTCGCGCTGCTGCACCGTGCCGCCCGCCCCGACCAGCACCACCTGGGCTGGGCCGTGATGTGGCTGATGCTGGCCGCGCTGCTGGAGGTGCTCGGCCCGATCATGGGCAAGGCGCTGATCGACGAACACCTGCTGCCGCGACACCTGGATTGGCCGCGCATGGCGGCGCTGCTGGCCGGCCTGCTGCTGACCGGCTGGATCGCCAGCGGCCTGCGCTACCTGCAACTGGTGCGCCTTTCCGGCCTGGCGATGCGCTCGGTGATGCGGCTGCGTCAAATGGTCTACGGCCACGTGCTGCTGCTGCCGATGTCGTTCTTCGACCGCGCCATCACCGGCCAGCTGGTCTCGCGCGTGACCAACGACACCGAGGCGGTCAAGAACTTGTACATCCAGGTGCTGTTCGTCATGCTCGACAGCACCATCGTCCTGGTCGGCACCATCGCCGCGATGGCGTGGCTGGACTGGCGCCTGATGTCGATGGTGCTGGCGCTGCTGCCGGCGGTGCTGGTGATCGTCTGGCTGTACCAGCGCTGGAGCGCGCCGGCCGTCACCCGCGCCCGCGCGCTGCGCAGCGACATCAACGGCCAGATGGCCGAGTCGATCGGCGGCATGAGCGTGCTGCAGGCGAACAACGCCGAGGCCCGCTTCGGCGCCCGCTTCGCCGCCACCAACCACGACCACTACACGGCGCGCCTGGCCGAGCTGCGCGCCAACGCCTGGCTGCTGCGCCCCGCGCTGGACCTGTTCAACATCATCCTGCTGGCGGCCGTGATTTTCATGTTCGGCAACCGGGAGATGACGGCCTCCGAGGTCGGCGTGCTGTATGCCTTCATCAGCTACCTGGCGCGCGTGATCGAGCCGCTAATCCAGATCACCATGCAGTTCAGCCAACTGCAGCAGGCGGTGGTGGCCAGCGCCCGCGTGGCGACCCTGCTGGACGAGGCGGCGGCCAACGAGCACGCCGCCGCGTCGCCGAGCAACGGCAACAACGCCGGCGCCGACAGCCGCAAGGTCGGCAACAACGACGGCGCCCGGCCTGCGGTGGCGATCAGCCATCTGAACTTCGCCTACAACGAAGGCCAGACGGTGCTGCACGACCTGTCGCTGGAGATTCCGCAGGGGGCGTTCTTCGGCATCGTCGGCCACACCGGCAGCGGCAAGTCGACGCTGCTGTCGCTGCTGCTGCGCTTTTACCCGGCGCGCCACGGCAGCATCGCCATTCACGGCGTGCCGCTCGACGAAATCGACAACGAGCGCTTCCGCGCCGAGGTCGGGCTGGTGCCGCAGGATCCGTTCCTGCTGGCCGCCTCCGCCCGCGAGAACATCGACATGGGCCGCGGCCTGACGCAGGCGCAGATCGAAACGGCGGCGCGCGCGGCGCACGCGCACGACTTCATCACGGCGCTCGACCAGGGCTACGACACCTCGCTGGGCGAAGGCGGCTCGCGCCTGTCGGTCGGCCAGAAGCAGCTGATCGCCATCGCCCGCGCGCTGGCGGGACAGCCGCGCATCCTGCTGCTCGACGAGGCCACCTCGCACATCGACTCGCAAACGGAGCAGATCGTGCAGGTGGCGATGGACGAATTGCGCGGCAAGGTGACGGTGATCGCCATCGCGCACCGGCTGTCGACGATCCGCGACGCCGACCGCATCATCGTGCTCAATCACGGCCGCATCGCCGAGACCGGGCCGCACGAGCAGCTGATGCAGATCGACGGCGGGCTGTATCAGCGGCTGTACCTGTTGCAGCAATTGGCCGCGTAA
- a CDS encoding ABC transporter transmembrane domain-containing protein — protein MSTLSALIGGFVRQHSRAYAVSGLMLAGVATLTVWVPRKVGSMIDGLAAHTLSGNALLMEIGGLLLIGLAIYFLRVAWRQILYGAAYKLGVSLRTRLYARMSLQGAGFYQRQRTGDLMALATNDIDAIEMAAGEAMLAGFDGALTLVLVLGVMLLGVDWRLACVALLPFPLMGWAFWYISGHIHTASTDSLKRFSDLNDHVQETLSGVRTLRALGLEQRSAQQFGELARHASDASLRAQVWEAAYEPAVGLTLTAASALTIGVGGYLVWQNQLTIGSLTAFTMYLGQLIWPMFAAGWVLSLIERGRAAWARLQPMLDAPLAIDDHGSLTKVEPGPLALTDVGYAYPEQSAPALGGITLELKPGQTLGLVGPTGSGKSTLLRVLMRQLTPQSGSVRWSGHPLDQYRLHALRAAISWVPQESFLFSSSIADNIALARPGATRAQVEHAANLAAIHDDILKFPNGYETEVGEKGITLSGGQRQRVAIARALLADNDLLLLDDALSAVDTGTETRILEHLEELRQARPGRSAVIASHRLSAVVNADLIVVLRDGRISETGSHEQLLEQDGWYASQWRYQQLEASLDAL, from the coding sequence ATGTCTACACTCTCAGCGCTGATTGGCGGCTTTGTACGCCAGCACAGCCGCGCCTATGCCGTCTCCGGCCTGATGCTGGCCGGCGTGGCCACGCTCACCGTCTGGGTGCCGCGCAAGGTCGGCTCGATGATCGACGGCCTGGCCGCCCACACCCTGTCCGGCAACGCCCTGCTGATGGAAATCGGCGGCCTGCTGCTGATCGGCCTGGCCATCTATTTCCTGCGCGTGGCCTGGCGCCAGATCCTGTACGGCGCCGCCTACAAGCTGGGCGTGTCGCTGCGCACCCGCCTGTACGCGCGCATGTCGCTGCAGGGCGCCGGCTTCTACCAGCGCCAGCGCACCGGCGACCTGATGGCGCTGGCCACCAACGATATCGACGCCATCGAGATGGCCGCCGGCGAGGCCATGCTGGCCGGCTTCGACGGCGCGCTGACCCTGGTGCTGGTGCTGGGCGTGATGCTGCTCGGCGTCGACTGGCGCCTGGCCTGCGTGGCGCTGCTGCCGTTTCCGCTGATGGGCTGGGCGTTCTGGTATATCTCCGGCCACATCCACACCGCCTCCACCGATTCGCTCAAGCGCTTCAGCGACTTGAACGACCATGTGCAGGAAACCCTGTCCGGCGTGCGCACCCTGCGCGCGCTCGGCCTGGAACAGCGCAGCGCCCAGCAGTTCGGCGAGCTGGCGCGGCATGCGTCCGACGCCAGCCTGCGCGCGCAGGTGTGGGAAGCGGCCTACGAACCGGCCGTCGGCCTGACCCTGACCGCCGCCAGCGCGCTGACCATCGGCGTGGGCGGCTATCTGGTGTGGCAAAACCAGCTGACCATCGGCTCGCTGACCGCGTTCACCATGTACCTGGGCCAGCTGATCTGGCCGATGTTCGCCGCCGGCTGGGTGCTGTCGCTGATCGAGCGCGGACGCGCCGCCTGGGCGCGCCTGCAACCGATGCTCGACGCGCCGCTGGCCATCGACGACCACGGCAGCCTGACCAAGGTCGAACCCGGCCCGCTGGCGCTGACGGACGTCGGCTACGCCTACCCGGAGCAATCGGCGCCCGCCCTAGGCGGCATCACGCTCGAACTCAAGCCTGGCCAGACCCTGGGCCTGGTCGGCCCCACCGGCAGCGGCAAATCGACCCTGCTGCGCGTGCTGATGCGCCAGCTCACGCCGCAATCGGGCAGCGTGCGCTGGAGCGGCCATCCGCTCGACCAGTACCGGCTGCACGCGCTGCGCGCGGCCATCAGCTGGGTGCCGCAGGAGTCGTTCCTGTTCTCGTCGTCGATCGCCGACAACATCGCGCTGGCCCGCCCCGGCGCCACCCGCGCCCAGGTCGAACACGCCGCCAACCTGGCCGCCATCCACGACGACATCCTCAAGTTCCCGAACGGGTATGAAACCGAGGTCGGCGAAAAAGGCATCACCTTGTCCGGCGGCCAGCGCCAGCGCGTGGCCATCGCCCGCGCGCTGCTGGCCGATAACGACCTGCTGCTGCTCGACGACGCGCTGTCGGCGGTCGATACCGGCACCGAAACGCGCATCCTCGAGCACCTGGAGGAGCTGCGCCAGGCGCGCCCGGGCCGCAGCGCCGTCATCGCCAGCCACCGCCTGAGCGCCGTCGTCAACGCCGACCTGATCGTCGTGCTGCGCGACGGCCGCATCAGCGAAACCGGCAGCCACGAACAACTGCTGGAGCAGGATGGCTGGTATGCCAGCCAGTGGCGCTATCAACAATTGGAAGCCAGTCTCGATGCCCTCTAA
- a CDS encoding phasin family protein, whose protein sequence is MSSLTEQFSAVTKSQLEAQFKIFNTFASTAVDSAEKVIALNLSTTKASVEKSSAAAKKLLEAKGPQELFGLNAGQPTGLDNLLAYGRQLVSIATAAQTELLQSAQSGMKQAQEQAQQLASTSPLAAVAKPVLAAAPAPAATPAPLASVAPVVAPLVETAPAPEPAAPPATLAAAVSAAVAVATPDSAPVIAEASTASANEPLASPPQKASKNPVKPKPAAAPIEPPAPVEVKAEVKPDPVKSAFPAPAQKPIALAPETKPSKLKEVAPKGKPAPGKPLDIISGGKGKK, encoded by the coding sequence ATGTCTTCGCTTACCGAACAGTTTTCCGCCGTCACCAAGTCGCAGTTGGAAGCACAGTTTAAGATTTTTAACACCTTCGCCAGCACCGCCGTCGACAGCGCCGAAAAAGTCATCGCGCTCAATCTCAGCACCACCAAGGCCTCGGTCGAGAAATCGTCGGCCGCCGCCAAAAAGCTGCTGGAAGCCAAGGGTCCGCAGGAACTGTTCGGCCTGAACGCGGGGCAGCCGACCGGCCTCGACAATCTGCTGGCCTATGGCCGCCAGTTGGTCAGCATCGCCACCGCCGCCCAGACCGAGCTGCTGCAAAGCGCGCAGAGCGGCATGAAACAGGCGCAGGAACAGGCGCAGCAGCTGGCCAGCACGTCGCCGCTGGCGGCAGTGGCCAAGCCGGTCCTGGCCGCCGCCCCGGCGCCAGCCGCCACGCCGGCGCCACTCGCATCGGTCGCCCCGGTCGTCGCGCCGCTGGTCGAAACCGCGCCGGCTCCCGAGCCTGCCGCGCCGCCGGCGACCCTGGCCGCCGCCGTCTCGGCCGCCGTGGCCGTGGCAACGCCGGACAGCGCGCCAGTGATCGCGGAAGCCTCGACCGCCTCGGCCAACGAACCGCTCGCTTCGCCGCCACAGAAAGCGTCCAAGAACCCGGTCAAGCCGAAGCCGGCCGCCGCCCCGATCGAGCCGCCAGCGCCGGTCGAAGTCAAGGCCGAGGTCAAGCCCGACCCGGTGAAATCCGCCTTCCCCGCGCCGGCACAAAAGCCGATCGCACTGGCGCCGGAGACCAAGCCGTCCAAGTTGAAGGAAGTGGCGCCGAAAGGCAAACCGGCGCCGGGCAAGCCGCTCGACATCATCAGCGGCGGCAAGGGCAAGAAATAA
- a CDS encoding amidohydrolase family protein, translated as MDVVIRNANLADGRQGVDIAVEHGRIAAIGPALPITAAREIDAGGDLVSAPFVDAHFHMDATLSYGLPRVNASGTLLEGIALWGELKPDLTQQALIERALQYCDWAVARGLLAIRSHVDVCDDRLLAVEALLEVKRLVAPYLDLQLVAFPQDGVLRSPTALANLKRAIAMGVDVVGGIPHFERTMADGAESVRILCEFAADKGLRVDMHCDESDDPHSRHIETLAYESNRLGLHGRVTGSHLTSMHSMDNYYVSKLLPLIREGGVAAIANPLINITLQGRHDSYPKRRGMTRVPEMLAAGIDVAFGHDCVMDPWYSLGSGDMLEVAQMGLHVAQMTGQDAMRACFEAVTTTPARILGLEHYGIAVGNHADLVLLDAADPVEAIRLRAARRLVMRRGEVIAESPRAHARLNLPGRADSVNFRLNR; from the coding sequence ATGGATGTGGTCATTCGCAATGCCAATCTGGCCGATGGCCGGCAAGGTGTCGATATCGCCGTCGAACACGGGCGTATCGCCGCCATCGGCCCCGCCCTGCCGATCACCGCCGCGCGCGAGATTGACGCCGGCGGCGATCTGGTCAGCGCGCCCTTCGTCGACGCCCACTTCCACATGGACGCCACGCTCAGCTACGGCCTGCCGAGGGTCAACGCCTCGGGCACCTTGCTTGAAGGCATAGCGCTGTGGGGCGAGTTGAAGCCGGACCTGACGCAGCAGGCGCTGATCGAGCGCGCGTTGCAGTATTGCGACTGGGCCGTGGCGCGCGGGCTGCTGGCGATCCGCTCGCACGTCGATGTGTGCGACGACCGCCTGCTGGCGGTCGAGGCGCTGCTGGAGGTCAAGCGGCTGGTGGCGCCGTATCTGGACTTGCAACTGGTGGCGTTTCCGCAGGACGGCGTGCTGCGCAGTCCGACGGCGCTGGCCAATCTCAAACGCGCCATCGCCATGGGCGTCGATGTGGTGGGCGGCATTCCGCATTTTGAGCGCACCATGGCCGACGGCGCCGAATCGGTGCGCATCCTGTGCGAGTTCGCCGCCGACAAAGGCTTGCGGGTTGATATGCACTGCGACGAATCGGACGATCCGCATTCGCGCCACATCGAAACCCTGGCCTATGAAAGCAACCGGCTCGGCCTGCACGGCCGGGTGACCGGCTCGCACCTGACGTCGATGCACTCGATGGACAATTATTACGTCAGCAAATTGCTGCCGCTGATACGCGAGGGCGGCGTGGCGGCCATCGCCAATCCGCTGATCAACATCACCTTGCAGGGGCGCCACGACAGCTATCCGAAGCGGCGCGGCATGACGCGCGTGCCGGAGATGCTGGCGGCCGGCATCGACGTCGCCTTCGGCCACGATTGCGTGATGGATCCGTGGTACAGCCTGGGCTCGGGCGACATGCTGGAGGTCGCGCAGATGGGCCTGCACGTGGCGCAGATGACCGGGCAGGACGCGATGCGCGCCTGCTTCGAGGCGGTGACGACGACGCCGGCGCGCATCCTCGGGCTGGAGCATTATGGCATCGCGGTCGGCAACCACGCCGACCTGGTGCTGCTGGACGCGGCCGATCCGGTGGAGGCGATCCGGCTGCGCGCGGCGCGCCGCCTGGTGATGCGGCGCGGCGAGGTGATCGCCGAATCGCCGCGCGCGCATGCGCGGCTCAATTTGCCGGGGCGGGCCGACAGCGTCAATTTCCGCCTGAACCGTTAG
- a CDS encoding GNAT family N-acetyltransferase, whose amino-acid sequence MKEIAIRAATEADFGAMWEIFQQLIASGDTYYFAADTSREDCHAYWFGPGVQAYVALLNGERLVGMYRLIPNQRDRGAHVANASFMVSPAAQGVGVGKLLGADCLDRARAQGYLAMQFNYVVSSNVAAVLLWKKLGFSIVGTLPRAYYHQYLGYVDVYVMYQLLDDPSHWPDA is encoded by the coding sequence TTGAAAGAAATCGCCATCCGCGCCGCCACGGAAGCCGACTTCGGCGCCATGTGGGAGATTTTCCAGCAGCTGATCGCCAGCGGCGACACCTATTATTTCGCCGCCGACACCAGCCGCGAGGACTGCCACGCCTACTGGTTCGGCCCCGGCGTGCAAGCGTATGTCGCGCTGCTCAACGGCGAACGCCTGGTCGGCATGTACCGCCTGATCCCCAACCAGCGCGACCGTGGCGCCCACGTCGCCAACGCCTCGTTCATGGTCAGCCCGGCGGCCCAGGGCGTTGGCGTCGGCAAGCTGCTCGGCGCCGACTGCCTAGACCGCGCCCGCGCCCAGGGCTACCTGGCGATGCAGTTCAACTACGTGGTCAGCTCCAACGTCGCCGCCGTGCTGCTGTGGAAAAAACTTGGTTTCTCCATCGTCGGCACCCTGCCGCGCGCCTATTACCACCAGTACCTGGGCTACGTCGACGTCTACGTCATGTACCAGTTGCTGGACGACCCCTCCCATTGGCCCGACGCCTGA
- a CDS encoding GNAT family N-acetyltransferase, protein MNILDTERLRLRTIEVDDAAFYFELVNDPTWLEFIGDKGIRSLDDARTAIIDGPRAMQQRCGHSLYVMERKGDGRALGLCGLIQRDTLPGPDIGYAIRPAFFGQGYTHEAAVAVLAYARGVLGMRRVLGLTDPGNANSIRLLHKLGLSFVENRPLPPNDRPTNIYCIEFSPQPT, encoded by the coding sequence ATGAACATACTGGACACCGAACGCCTGCGCCTGCGCACCATCGAGGTCGATGACGCCGCTTTTTATTTCGAACTGGTCAACGATCCGACCTGGCTGGAATTCATCGGCGACAAGGGCATCCGCAGCCTCGACGACGCCCGCACCGCCATCATCGACGGCCCGCGCGCGATGCAGCAGCGCTGCGGCCATTCGCTGTACGTGATGGAGCGCAAGGGCGACGGCCGGGCGCTCGGCCTGTGCGGCCTGATCCAGCGCGATACGCTGCCCGGGCCCGATATCGGCTACGCCATCCGCCCCGCGTTTTTCGGCCAGGGCTACACCCATGAGGCGGCGGTCGCCGTGCTGGCCTACGCGCGCGGCGTGCTGGGCATGAGGCGTGTGCTGGGCCTGACGGACCCGGGCAACGCCAATTCAATCCGCCTGCTGCACAAGCTGGGCCTGAGCTTCGTCGAGAACCGGCCGTTGCCGCCGAATGATCGTCCTACCAATATTTACTGCATCGAGTTTTCTCCCCAGCCGACCTGA